Part of the Gemmatimonadota bacterium genome is shown below.
GGAATCACCTGTCCGTCGTCGGTGAACGGCGCGAGAGCGACGGTATCGCCGGTCGCAACATTCGTCGCGAATACCGTCTCCGCGAGCGGATCGTAGTTCACTACGTTGAGTGCGCCACCCGTAACCACGGTCTGGACCTGTGGATCCCAAGCGCAGTCGTCATTCGTCAGCTGAAAGCGCCGCTGGCTTGGCAGGGACTTTCCCTGTCGGACATCCGTAAGCCAGACGACCGCATTCGCGACCTTGCCGTTGCTTCGCGCCAGCAGCTGGACGGTGAGCGGCTTGCCGCATCCATTCTGGTCCGCCGGGACGATGATGGCGGTGTCAGCGGGCGGCGTTCCGGTGAAGGAGACCACTCCGCTGATCTTGCCACTGCTGGCCACCGAGCCACCATCGTAGGAAATGGACGATCGAGTGACGATTGCCGCGCGGTGGGCAGCCCCGACGGTATCAGCGAGGGCCTGAGCGGAGCTCTTGTCGCGACCCGAACAGGCGGCGACAAGAGCCAGGAACAATACGAGAACTGGGTGTCTGGAAACGTGCATGCGACCAACTTCGAGTGCGAACAAGGATGAGTCTGCTAATTTACCAACGGTGACGACCAGATTCCTGGTACGAGCCCAAAA
Proteins encoded:
- a CDS encoding carboxypeptidase regulatory-like domain-containing protein; translated protein: MHVSRHPVLVLFLALVAACSGRDKSSAQALADTVGAAHRAAIVTRSSISYDGGSVASSGKISGVVSFTGTPPADTAIIVPADQNGCGKPLTVQLLARSNGKVANAVVWLTDVRQGKSLPSQRRFQLTNDDCAWDPQVQTVVTGGALNVVNYDPLAETVFATNVATGDTVALAPFTDDGQVIPYDKLLRTPGVIEFSVESRPMSRAWVVVLDQPYFATTDAAGAFTIDGVPPGVHHIRAWQPMLGIADGTVTVTPDGTATVNLQFHP